From the genome of Etheostoma cragini isolate CJK2018 chromosome 23, CSU_Ecrag_1.0, whole genome shotgun sequence:
agatgggtcgaggccgggtcttccaacatgacaatgacccgaagaccagagccaggagaaccaagggggggctgtgtgtgtgtgtgtgtgtgtgtgtgtgtgtgtgtgtatctgtgtgtgtgtgtgtgtgtgtgtgtgtctctctaacCCCTGGGACACCCCAGCGACTCCACACCCCACCATGCTGCGGAGGAAGATGAACCAACCGTACGACGGAGCGAAGGACGTCAGCAGAGAGAAGTACGCGCTCCACACGAAGCCCCCGAATACTACCTGcagtacaaatacacacagagtaCACACTGAGTACATAGGAATATACATACTGAATACACAGGAATATACACACTCAATACACACTGAGTACACAGTAATATACACACTGAATACACAGTAATATACACAGGAATAtacacactgtctctctctatgtccCTGTCTCTATGTGGCTCTctgtccctgtgtccctgtctcctGATGATAGCAGTAAGTAGTGAAGAGGTTCCTGACCTACCAGCGTCcgtatctgtctctctctgtgtctctttctccctttgtctctgtgtctctgtgtccctgtgtccctgtctcctGGTGATAGCAGTATGTAGTGAAGAGGTTTCTGACCCTCCAGGGTCCGTATcggtctctctctgtgtctctttctccctttgtcTATGTGGCTCTGTGTCCCTTTGTCTATGTGGCTCTttgtccctgtgtccctgtgcccctgtgtccctgtctcctGGTGATAGCAGTATGTAGTGAAGATGTTTCTGACCCTCCAGGGTCcgtatctgtctctctctgtgtctctgtgtccctgtgtccctgtgtctctgtttccctgtgtccctgtgcccctgtgtccctgtctcctGGTGATAGCAGTATGTAGTGAAGAGGTTTCTGACCTTCCAGCGTCCGTATCTGTCAGCGACGTACCCGGACAGGACTCCACACAACATGAACCCTAGAAACACCATCTGGGACACAAAGACTGGAGGTGAGTCCTAGACCAtggtcctggtccagaccatgGTCCTGGTCTGGTGATTTAACGGAGGATGTGATGACTGAGACTCACGGTGGAGACGAGGGCAACTTGCCAGTCGCTGAGACGCCACTCACAGCGGATCTCTGGGGAGACGACTGCTAACAGCATGATCTCCATGGCCTCCAggatctacacacacacacacacagtatactatacatatatatatacactgtgaCGTCATGAGAGGCTGCGTCCTGGAGGGCCACTATGTACCCAGGAGATGGTTGCAGTCACGGGCCGTTTTGGCACCATCTGCTGGTGAAATCGGGAACGCCACCTCTCGAGCACATGGGATCCCAGCACACCTGAGCTCAATGAAGGGCAGCAAATAGCCAACAGAGGAGCTGGAGTGGAGGGAAGAGCTACAGAGGAGCAGAGTGGCGTGTTCCATGGGAAGGATTAAAAGACCGGAATACGGACAAATAGACGAACCACGGGTGGCGACGCTGCCTAAAAAGTAAGGAGAAAGACTTATTGGCAGAAGGAGACCAACCGGAGGGGGCTCGGCTATATGAATTAGGATTTGAAGAGACACTGTTTAAGTTTGGACTATTGCAAGAGCAACCTTTTCTTAAGTTAACTATTCAATCTATGAGTGCTCTTTTTGTATTAATTCCCCTGAACTTTATTAAAACCTTTGCTGCACTCGAACTATGTGTCCTTGCGTTCCTGAACTGTCCCGCCGAGAGCCGTGCAGCCTCTCATGatgtcacaacacacacagtgaggaaaataagtatttaacacgctgctattttgcaagttctcccacttagaaatcatggagggtctatTGTCctcataggtgcatgtccactgtgagagacatgtccactgtgagagacatgtccactgtgagagacataatctaaaaaacatccagaaatcacaatggaTGAtctttttaactatttatttgtatgatacagctgataataagtatttgaacacctgtctatcagctagaattctgtccctcaaagacctgttagtctgtcttcaaaatgtccccccccactccatttattatcctaaattagatgcacctgtttgaggtcgttagctgcataaagacacctgtccaccccatacaatcaataagaatccaactactgacatggccaagaccgaagagctgtccaaagacactagagacctccacaaggctggacaggactacggggacatgtccaagcagcttgttgaaaaaagtccactgttggagcaatcattagaaaatggaagaagctaaacatgactgtcagtctccctcggactggggctccatgcaggatctcacctcgttgggtctcaatgatcctaagaaaggtgagaaaccagcccagaactacacgggaggagctggtccaggacctgaaaagagctgagACCagcgtttccaaggttactgttggtaatacactaagacgtcatggtttgaaatcctgCATGGCCCGGAAGGATCCtctgcttaaaccagaccatgtccaggcccgtcttaagtctgccaacgaccatttggaggatccagaggagtcatgggagNNNNNNNNNNNNNNNNNNNNNNNNNNNNNNNNNNNNNNNNNNNNNNNNNNNNNNNNNNNNNNNNNNNNNNNNNNNNNNNNNNNNNNNNNNNNNNNNNNNNCCTGCTTCTCATTAAGCTGGTCTATCACCCTACCCTACCTGCTTCTCATTAAGCTGAGGTGCTCACACCTGTCTTGTATTGAGCTAGTCAGGTCTGAGAGTTAAAGGGGAGGAGCTCCAGTCTTGTCAAAgggtaaaaacacaaacagttcatgcaataaaaaaagctgtaataaaactataaaacaataaaaacatgcaaacactaaaatagtaaaaacacaTGCCATAAGTCCAAAAAATCACAGCAATTGACATGCACCTATATTACAGTACAAAATCCACTTttgacatatacacacagatacacacacacacacacacacacacacaggtaacagGTTTGTTGCTGTTCCAGGTTCGTGTTAAAGACCGAGTTCATCCCGTCCAAGTACCGCGCCATCCTGCTTCCTCTGGCCTCGGTGagcctctctgtctgcctgtctgtctctNNNNNNNNNNNNNNNNNNNNNNNNNNNNNNNNNNNNNNNNNNNNNNNNNNNNNNNNNNNNNNNNNNNNNNNNNNNNNNNNNNNNNNNNNNNNNNNNNNNNNNNNNNNNNNNNNNNNNNNNNNNNNNNNNNNNNNNNNNNNNNNNNNNNNNNNNNNNNNNNNNNNNNNNNNNNNNNNNNNNNNNNNNNNNNNNNNNNNNNNNNNNNNNNNNNNNNNtcatcctgtctgtctcttacctgtctgtctcttacctgtctgtctcttactTGTCTGTCTGCCAGGTGTTCTGGATGCTGGGCTCCATGCTGATCATCCTGCTGGGGATGCTGGTGGTCCCATCGATGGGCTGGAGGTGGATGATCCGCTTCTCGGTCGCCCCGAgcatcctcctcatcttcctcttcaaGGTCTCACCCTCACTTGGCTTTCTCTCACctgtctttctcctctcccctgtctccctctcccctgtctgtctccctctcactTGTCTCCCTCTCACTTGTCTCCCtctcccctgtctctctctcccctgtctgtctccctctcactTGTCTCCCTCTCACTTGTCTCCCTCTcccctgtctccctctcacCTGTCTCCCTCTTACCTGTCTccctctaacctgtctgtctcacctGTCTCCCTGTCCCCTGTCTCCCGCTCACCTGTATCCCTCTCCCCTGTCCCCCTCTCACCTGTCCCCCTCTCACCTGTCCCCCTCTCACCTGTCTCCCTGTcccctgtctccctctcacCTGTCTCCCGCTCACCTGTATCCCTCTCACCTGTCCCCCTCTCACCTGTCTTCctgtcccctgtctgtctccctgtcccctgtctccctctcccatgtctgtctccctctcacctgtctccctgtcccctgtctgtctccagtTCATCCCTGAGTCAGCCAGGTATAACGTGTCAGCAGGTAAGATGGCGGTTGCCATGGAGACACTGCAGAGAATCGCCAGAATGAACCGAGCGTCTCTCCCCCCGGGACGACTGGTGGAGTCAGTCGTGGTACGTTGGCCatcttgttgttgttcttgttactactactactattattattattattattattattgttgttattattattattattattattattattattattgttgttattattattattattaatattccaGAGTGAGCGAGGCAGCTGGAGGATGCTCCTCAACTCGTCTTTCAGACGCACGTCTCTGCTGCTCTGGTACACATGGTAATatacaaatattatatataatatactctaatatatataatatataaatctaATAATATACTTTAATATATAAATGCTCTGGTGCCCCCCCGGTTTTACTTTCTACTACTTTAATATTGTCGTTGTCCCCCCCAGGTTCGTGGCGTCCTTTGCGTACTACGGCTCCGTCCTGAGCAGCTCGGAGCTTCTGGAGAAGAACTTGCTGTGCTTGTCCAACGCGGTAGACGAGCACCGTGTCCAACGGGAGGACGGACGCTGTTACTGCGTCCCCTTCCAGTCCAACGACTACCAGACGCTGCTCGTCAGCTGTCTCGGAGAGGTCGCACGTATGTCCTCACAGCGTCATTATCGGAGGACAGACCGTCCTCCAGCAGGGAGACAGGACAGACTGTCCTCCAACTTGGAGACTGTCCGTCCTCAAGCAAGGAGACATGACAGCCTGTCCTCCAGCAGGGAGTCATGACAGACTGTCCTCCAACAGGGAGACATGACAGACTGTCCTCCAGTAGAGAGACAGGACAGACTGTCCTCTTGCAGGAAGACAGGACAGTTGTTCCTGTCCTCTAGCAGGAAGACAGACTGTCCTCTAGAAGGACATTAAACATACATCAAAATACATAGACTAAAACATACTAATATATGtcccctctgtctcctctgtcccCTCTGTCCCTCCAGTGGTCCCACTGAACATTGGTCTGCTCAACATCTTTGGACGGAAGATGAGTCTCACCGTGCTGCAGCTGGTGGCGGCCATTTTGTTCATGATGCTCAACATCTGCACCACAATgtaagtctgtctgtctgtctgtctgtctgtctgtctgtctgtctgtctgtctgtctgtctgtctgtctacctgtctcaccttgtctctgtgtctaGGTTTGGCTTCACCGTGCTTCTCTTCCTGCTCCGCTCTCTGGTCTCCATGAACTTCACCGTGGTCTACATTTACACTgcagaggtacacacacacacacacacacacacacacacacacacacacacacactgacctgtGACACATGTGTTGTGTCTCAGGTATTGTCTAACATGTGTTGGTGTCTCAGGTATTGTCTAACAGGTGTTGTGTCTCAGGTATTATCTAACAGGTGTTGTGTCTCAGGTATTGTCTAACATGTGTTGTGTCTCAGGTATTGTCTAACATGTGTTGTGTCTCAGGTATTGTCTAACATGTGTTGTGTCTCAGGTATTGTCTAACATGTGTTGTGTCTCAGGTATTATCTAACATGTGTTGTGTCTCAGGTATTGTCTAACATGTGTTGTGTCTCAGGTATTGTCTAACATGTGTTGGTGTCTCAGGTATTGTCTAACATGTGTTGTGTCTCAGGTATTATCTAACAGGTGTTGTGTCTCAGGTATTGTCTAACAGGTGTTGTGTCTCAGGTATTATCTAACAGGTGTTGTGTACCTGTACAGGTTTATCCG
Proteins encoded in this window:
- the LOC117939029 gene encoding putative transporter SVOPL, giving the protein MEIMLLAVVSPEIRCEWRLSDWQVALVSTMVFLGFMLCGVLSGYVADRYGRWKVVFGGFVWSAYFSLLTSFAPSYGWFIFLRSMVGCGVAGVSQGYITWNLVIRQVTQLEQSH
- the svopl gene encoding putative transporter SVOPL, whose amino-acid sequence is QVCCCSRFVLKTEFIPSKYRAILLPLASVFWMLGSMLIILLGMLVVPSMGWRWMIRFSVAPSILLIFLFKFIPESARYNVSAGKMAVAMETLQRIARMNRASLPPGRLVESVVSERGSWRMLLNSSFRRTSLLLWYTWFVASFAYYGSVLSSSELLEKNLLCLSNAVDEHRVQREDGRCYCVPFQSNDYQTLLVSCLGEVALVPLNIGLLNIFGRKMSLTVLQLVAAILFMMLNICTTMFGFTVLLFLLRSLVSMNFTVVYIYTAEVYPTAVRSLGMGFCTSFSRIGGMIAPFIAQVLMSQSVILALSPFSVACVVCALGNFLLPIETRGRALLQTS